The region TGAAGATTGCGTGGAGACAAGTGGATCATTTGTACTTCACCATTTAATTAAGCGAATTTTGTCTCCTAATTACAATTCTTCCAATGTCATCATCTTCATTGGATTGTCTAATCCTTTCTCTCACTACGACCGTGTTCTGCGTAAGCTGGTACATTCTAAATCTCTCTCTATTTCTTTACATAACATTTATTTTACTAgagttttttgaaattttgtttcCTTTTTAGTTGAAATTACTCTGCTCATTGTTGGTTTGTGTACTTGAGAATATTAATTTTGGTATGAAAGAATTCAATTCAAATTTGTTAGATTGTTGTTCGAATCTTACTTTCAGAAAGATAGAGTTTTGCAGAATTTGTTTCTTTCTACTTTAAGAAAAGAGAACAATTCAGTTTAGGAGTACTGAAAGAAATTGTGCAAAAAATTATGTGATTTTGCTTGAATTCATTTAAAATTGAAGTCCTGCACTTTGTTTGATCCCCTTAGTTACTTACCGATGAGGCATCGATTTTCATTTTTGCACTTTTGCACTCTTTTTATGGCCTTTACTCTTAGAAAATTCTTGACCATTGCATTGATCATTGATATTCTGGtgtgttttcttttgtaattagGGTTGCAATTTAGCTGCACAAAAGGATGGTGGCAAATTCTTCTTTTTTGATATGTTTAAGCTGCAAAGTTCAGGTGGGAATATCATGAAAATTAGTTTTTGGCTTTATGTAATACATTTTCTTTCTATGCTAGGTTAGATCTACATATATATCTGTTGAAGGCTTTTTCTAAGCTAGTTTTTCATAACAGTTCATTGTTTGGCATACGAATATTGCAACTGTAAGGTGTAGGACTAGCAGATTTCCTAAAAGCTATTTATTTGAGAAGCTTatgattttttacatttttttgacGTTATTTTCCTTCTAAATTGACAAAACTGGTCATGATAGAAAGAAACGATTGATCTAATTCTAAGTATGTTTTTTTTAGATTGATTTCATGACTGATAgtcttttcaaattcaattcttAACTAGATGGAAATGAAGGAAAAAATGGCGAAACAGGATTTATATCATTGtttggaaaaatacaaaaactttTATGTGCTCTACCTGAAAACTACAAGAATCAAGTCACAATCATGATAGATGATGTGTCTCTTATGGAGGTGGCTGCTTATGGCTCTTCAGATCATGCCATAGACTTCCTGCATTACTGCCACACTCTAACATCAGATTTTGTAAGCACTTTTTGGCCTTTATATTCTTATTATTTGTCGTTTGTTGATAGAGTAATACAACAGttcttatatttttgtttttccaCAGGGTTGTTCATTAGTAACACTCAACCATAAGGATATATATTCTGCCATGGAGAGCCCATCATTTCTTTTACAGATGGAATATTTTGCAGATGTTTTGGTCAAGGCTGAACCTTTGGCTACTGGTTTGGCAGCTGATGTGCATGGGCAGGTAAATTATCCACATGGACCATTTTCTGTGCATTTTAAGCTGTTAAGATGAAGTTCCTTAAGTTGAAAGACATTATGGTTGCCTACCTTCACAATATTTTGGTTTTATGCTTGGTTTTGTGATTCTGCATTATGTTGTATCAATACAAAGCACATCAATTTTGGGGAAGTTGCGTTTTCCATTTCCGAATTGTTTATGAAACCTGAAACTTTTCAGGGCGTTGCGGTAAATAAAAGAAACTAGTCGctcattttctttaaaaattatccagaaataaaaaaatatatgatcagttacccataaattttattattccaTTCCACACAATAAATcttatctaaatatttttattggattatattaatttttataatatttagagaactttaaaatattcattcagttattttttaaaaatttgtagataatttattatttcttacaaacttaaactttaaatttatttgaatgattcatttcatttattttcaaaaatgtataaataaaaattaatatattataattaaatccttatatttttattatttgcaaGTTTCTCCCACATTTCATGTCttgtttttagaaaatattgttTCTTGGTGCCTGCTTTGCGCCCTTTttttccgtttccgtttccaTTTCCGCTTCCGTTTCTGTGTTACTTAGCTTAGCTATATCAAAATCATGGATTTCCAAACCAACAGACTTATCTTTGGTGTGAATTAGGtttcatgaaaattttaattaagatggtactttttatgtttttgttataAAGTCTCTTTGCTGTAGAGTAGTTGTTTTGGAGCTAGCAAAACAATTACATGTACTAATTGATACTGTAATGCATGTCCGAATTCTTTCTCGTGTATTTTATGATGTTCTTGGGTGAGTTTTATGCAATTGCCTTCGGTTCGTCGGCAAATGTTGACTGAAAAGCTTTTGGTAGACCATGAAAATAGTTAAGGACATACAACTGCAgtgatttttatttgtttgatgtAAATTGTGTTTGACAATGAAATTTATTCCAAGTTTGATTTTAGTTGTTGACAAGTTGCTCCTTGGCCTTATATTTCATTTATCTTTTTGTTGCAGTTGACAGTTTTAAACATGGGAATATACAGTAGTAAAGGGAACTCaaagaacaaaacaagcaaTTTCCAATTCATGGTCAAGGAAAATAGTGTTGAATATTTCTATCCTGGGAGTCGaacttgataattatttttggatTTATAATCCGAAAGAAATAGATTAGGAAAACCGACACTACGATTTTGTGTTTCGGAATTGTTGTCTTCTCTAACACTTGGCTTCAGATCTACTAAGATGGCAAGCGGTTGTACGCAATTTTATGAATCctgtatttgtttaattttgggAATTCACGAGTGATTTTCATCCTATAGCTAAACAGGCTTTAATGTGTACTAAAAGCTCCGAGGGCACCATTTAGATTGAGGGTTTAAAATCTATGGAATGTGTTGAAGGATGAGAGCATTCTACAATCCATGTTTTTTTTACCAATGGATTTCGGTGAAATTCATAAATTGTGATGTTCTTCAaaatttctcaatgcaaacggTATGTAGATGTTTTTTGCATAGAGTGCAAATTCTGTTTGCCAAAGATTTATATGAGAGGAAAGCTTAGCAGATCTGCGTTGCTATATTCCTTAATCAGTTTCAAAAAAGAAATCTTAAAAGGCACTCATATAGAGAAGTGCCTTGAAATTATTCagtaaagaaaatcaaaacagaACATAGAAATGCTTTGAGACTACAACACACCAAGTCCAGTTTCTTTATTAGAGAAGGCTACTCTATCTTTTGGTAGTAATATCAGCCCCATTGGTGGGAGCATGATCGGCAGTCGCTTCTCTAACCGCTAGTCACCTTCTCTCGCCCCACATTCTCGTAATTTTTAAAAGAGCTAGTCgctcaaatattcaaaaaattaaaagagacgGGCAAATAGAACTATTATAAAGAATACCGACACTATACAGAAAAATGTCTAGATCCGAAGTATGTTATTAAAGACTTGATTGCTGAAGGAAGAGTCAAAATTTGTGGTAGTGCTAATATAATCAtcatttctcaaaaaaaatgtGGCAGTTTAGAAAGCCGAAATGAGAAGCATGATCGAGATAGAATTTGATGGGCTAAAAAAGGCGATGGTCGAAAACGACGCAACACTAACCTCTCCGAGAGTTAATTCCAACAGTTTGGCATGATtagaaatttctaaaaatgataaaattattacattaggaaaagataaaagaaaaaaaatggatgaGTTCTTACTGAGTAGTAAGAGAAGAAGCATTATTACCAGTAGAATTAACAGAAGAAGAACCCGAAGAATTTTTATGATTATGCATCCAAATCTTAAACACTTGTCTACTAATTCCAACTCCTCTACAAAATCTTtccacttcatcttcttcatctttcCTCTGCAATCTCCACCCCAACTTCTCCGCAAATCCCAACATTTTCTCCTTCTGTTCCGACGTAAACTTCGTCCTGAATCTCTTCATCTTCCCACTTCTTTCCCCTTCACTCCGGCCGCCACCTGACTCCGCCACCACTGGCGGAAGTTGCCTTCTTGCAGCCCCCGTATGATCTCCGTAATCCATGAACTCCATCATTGCCGAAGTTGTCTCTGTAGGTGTGTGATGAATGTTATTGCTGCGGCTTCTGCTAGTCACCTTACGATGGAAGTTCCGGTGGCAGCCGCAAGCAGCGCAATGGAGAAACGACGGAGAAGAGTCGTCGAGTGTGAACTCGCCGCAGCCGTCCGTGGCGTAGCTGCCGAGGCTGGCTGCGTGGTTTCGCAGGCATTCTTTGTATAGATCAGTTTCCATAAGTGTTAGTTTGTTTTGAGTATTTTTGTGGGTTTATTGAATGCTACTGTTTATTAGTATCAAAACAGTATATAATGGGCAATATTATTGGTGCATTGTATGATTAAATTTGGggtatttactttttatttttatgctatGATTGGCTGCCTTCAACTATGCTTGTTATGTCTTTCACGTTTATTTTGTCGGAATGTTTATATAGTTGACATCTAGCattatgaaaaagaaaagaaaattatgtTAACTTTTATTCCTTTTTTGGTGTCATTTACCGTCGAAAAACTTCTATAACTTACTACTATGCTTTAGCCTTTAGTTAATCACAGAACAATTTGAAACACTAAAAATTCTTGAACGGTCCAAGAACCGAAACATGCAAACAAAggttaaattttaaagaaatacATTAAAACAAGCTAAATTTTATATCAGTGTAGATTTATTGaatgaaaaacaataaaaaaaattaaaaggattgAGAGAGAGTAGGCTTTCTACCAATTGTCTTCTAGCATAATTAGTTAGGAGGCAAGATCCTAGAGGTCTTAGATTCGAGTACCAAGGAGAACAATTTGTTGAAAGAATTATGAAGGTAGATTTGTAGAATTATGAAGAAGGCTGAAGTTTATCAAAAAAGGCTACGAACATCAAAAGTGTCAAATACGATATCACACCGTCATGATAACTGAACTGTCCGTGATGCATTCAACGTGAGCGACGTAGAAGACGTACGTAATGACgtataaaatatgtaaataGTTGTAAATAATTGTCTACTTAAAAATATGtcatatattaaaaatgtaatAGTTCTATCCTGTAtgtctcaaaaaaataaaataagaaaaagttgATATTAGAgattaattgtaaatttttcaATGTAAATTACATTAGAGATCAAAATTGCCGAGTTTGCTCGTAAATACCATTATTAATCTCGAATAGCAAAATTGCCATTATTAATCTCTAATagcattattaatttataaacgtcGGACACAAAAGGGTTGATATTAgagattaataataaaaaagagttGATATTAGAGATTAATATTAGAAATCAAATGGTATAAGTGATAGATGCAAAATGTTAAGGTCGTGGGTTtatttcctcccacaagcgctcccccttaAAAGCTGATCATGAATTGCAAAATTGCCTAGTTTGCTCGTAAATATTTGCACAGAAAGGGGCATTACAGGAAATGCACTTCTGGTTGTCTGGGTTCATGAATGCAACCAAATTTGACACATATGATCAATTACAGGAATATATTGATGGTTGGATCATTTTCTATCTCAATAAGTGAGTTGGAATGTCTTTACAATATATCACAAATATATAACACCCCtcaattttttatcattaaatccATTCAACTGTAATTTTATATTGAAGACAGTTATAGATTCTGAATAAGTTTCTTGCAATTTTATATTTCACATACAAAatttaagatatatataagTTAGTGATCTATAGTAGTAGTAGAGTCCCCCTTCCAAAAAAACTGACATTCTTAAAACATACTAGCTAAGGACAACGACAAAAATCGGTGGATGGAAAAGTAAATATTGTAAATATTTCTGTTAAAAAATAATAggtaaaaataatattgatcgTTACAAGAGTGGCAACTCGTCATACTCTTTAttgtatgtatatatttatcaaattaatcttaataattattttttatttttttatttgtatcgtaattaacataaattaaattgttttgtaCCGTAAAAAACcaacatttaattttaaagaaataagATTCTGGTATTTAgaccaatttaaatatttttcaacatAGTACGTGATCTCTAATGAActctttaaataaaataatttaataataaataaaatgtccAATGTACtctgtattttttatatttagagtaAAGAGTTAAAATGTCTCTTCACATGTAGAGAGCAATTTTGACTatctacttcatttttcaaataataaaattataaatttaaaaaacaagttagttattttacataaaaatattatatttttttatttttaattaaagaactgaataataaataaataaattcattttattaatatttaatattattatttatggaaacaaaataaaaattatatttaaaattaatattaaaaagtcaattaaattaatattattaatatttaatgttgtttatattatttctaaaaataaaatacaagaaaaaattaatatcagAGAGTCCATTAGagtgaatttaaaatattactctttattttattaaagatgctctttatttaaaagagtaccattaaaaataatcaaagatAAGAAAAAGTGGAtgtgtaatttattttatttctcattTTGCACTTAAACAAACAAATGTTTTACATCCAAGAATTAATGaacattaatgttttattttactttaaccaattttatTCATTTGAATGAAAATTGTAACTAAAATTTCTTAAGTTAAGtaatgaataaaaagattaGTTAAAATTACACAGAATTAtaggttaaaataaaataaaaaaattaattggaactatgaaaaattattagaaattaGAATTTTGATCAGAATCATTAggctaaaaattatatttacagaagtacaaataaattataaaattattgtttattgAATGGAAAAACATATTAGtgttacttttttatttatagactCTAGAAAATAGATTCAAACTTaataatcaatattttaaaaaaatattataaatttatcattcaCATGAGCTGCTTGTATGTCCATTTTAGTTATCattaactattaaaattaaatcaacaaaaataatatgaataaattgtaagttattttattttaatttgttagttTCTTAGATaatgtataattatatttatttttcttgtattaaattatatttaatgattttttatattatttcaagACATTATTATAATATGTAGTCTACGtagttttgaattatttaaatttttaatttttcctaTTCTGAATTTAAAACTGAACTAAATatctttaaaatcaaatttatattttcggCTCGATCCGGTTTAATTTTTCAGTTCCGTTTGATGATTGCACAAccctaagttttttttttttaataaaaccctAAGTTTATATTAATGTAAACAAAAACCCAATTGTATGAAAGTGCCCGTGAAAGGTATGGTGTTGGTCCAATTATTGACATCGGGAATGAGGAAACAAAGTCATGGGGAATTTCATATATAACtatattatctttattttgttaacattattttatttattttttacagaacgttaatttttttataattgaacaaAATGTAAAGCACAAAGCAACAATTGATGAACTGATGAAAGGATAAAGTCTTGAACACATAATGGGGGtgttaaaatttaatacatTATGTGTTCTAAAACTTGGAAATGAAAACTATATCCTAAAATTGCAGTTATGAAAGATATTATTGATACAATATACAAGTCaaacagatttttttttttaattttgtacgTACACACATTAGTGCTGATCATCCATTCCCAAACTGATAATGGTTTGAATTACAATACTGAGTTGATATGTATCGATGAGTCTAAAATTTCTGACTTTAACCTATTAGTCTTTATAATATCGTATATAAATGTCTGCACGAATCTGCTCTAATGGTTTAAAACTCAGTCATCTAGGTATCAAATGTTGTGGGTTCAAACCCTGGCTACGCCCCTTTTTTAATATAGAGTGGTTGAAGTTGGATTGTTAGCCATTATAACACGGAATTACCAGGTATGTCGGTTTGTGGGTGGTCCATATTCCGGAGTTTGACAATAATACTAAATTTCGACTCAGTAGAGTGAGTTCTCgtcacaaaaaaatattatatataaatttgtgtTTAAAGCCTCGACTAATAGGTTTAAAAGAGTACTTAAAAAGGTTATTGATCGCCCACAAACTGCTTTTgtgccttttttttttaaaataggatCTATTAATGAAGATTAACATACAAATGGTGAAAGTTATATAACAAGTATCGAATATATAATCTTCCAAATTTTAGTTTACCAAAAATTAAACAACAACCCAATACAAGCAAATTAAATGAAAGCAAGCAAAATCTATATATGGATCTCGTAAAGTAGGCTCAACGACGAAAAAAGTTCTGTTTGAGCAGAAGTTCGATTTAGCCTCCTTTGATTAGACCGAGGATCCATTCGATTCGTTGAAACTAGTATTTTCCGATCATCATCTTCAATAAGATTCTAAAAAAGTTAGATcgataaatcattaaaattcttaaatctacaaaaatttgaatttaaaatccGAACAAACACTAAAAATTCTTGAACGATTTACAAATTACGAACTTAACATGAAaccataaaaatttatttggtgataataaaatttctatcttataGATAATACTTCTAACGAAGAAATTTATTGAATaagattttaaaatatgaaataagtAGTATTATGAGAGAGAGAAAATGATTTTCCGATTAAAATCGAAAAATCACCCTTTCCTACCTTTTAAaagactagtttcgcattacgtgctatgcacgtgactcgtaacgtaactcgtcaatgtacatattagtaaatttattataattatatcaatttttttatttataattaatattaaattagttaagaatttttataaaaataaatataatatattcggttattaaacttttttccatactgaatttattcttcttttagttttataataaccataattaaataattaacttaagtttattaataatatctttaaaaatagtcagatagaaatttaaataataatatattgactaaatataatattttaattttgtagttaaatcaaactaaaagataagtattcctactaatttggagacaatttagttattttttacatattaaaaactaaattggagataatttaggtatctattctaattaggactttaattataatagtgattaattaaataactaattagttaatgactataaaacttttatttagtaataaactgaaaaggattattcagtaaatttgcctgtcccccccccccccccccatccgtgcttttatatatagtatagatgaagagaataaagttttttttttttaaaaaaaagtagaaattaGAGAGAAATTTTTAACAGCGATTGCTTTTGTGCCTCCTAGGCAAATAATTAATAATGCTTCGATTTCGAGTGTATCTTTTTTTGAACAAATACTAAAAATTCTACTAGAAAGATGAATGATAGTATCTGGGATGTATTGTTGAGAATGGAGTTTAGTAGAATTTAATTGATGAAAGTTTTAAGGTTTAATGTCacaaaaaaattggtttttagccatttttttaattttactcagATGTTGTAAGATCATCAATTATTACAAATATTTAGTGTAGTAGTAGTATTATTGTATTCCATCTAGTATTCTAATTGCAAGTctcttataattaataaaattcaaataagtagTTGAAAACTAATTAAACTAATGAGAGTTATCcatcaattatatattttaaaagttaaataggtattttattcaaattggtAACTCATGAGAATGCtctgttggtcctctcaattatataagtatataaattagatttagtcgtttatttaaataattactaataattagtttaaataataaataactaaaagaaAGTAAATAGATTAACTTTTGGGCCTAAAATTTCAGATCAAGCCATCATAACACTATTTGGGCCCGGTGTAACCAGATCTATATCTAAATTAAGAGTAGATAAACAGTTCAAATGAAACTATAGAAATAAAAAGTACACAAGAACTTAATTTGATAGTCTTTGCATGCTCAGTAATCCTTGCTCATTCAATTATGTATctttactgattttttttatatatatccgTTACATATGCTTCAGGATTTAAGTGGTAATTTGCccatttaatttata is a window of Mercurialis annua linkage group LG2, ddMerAnnu1.2, whole genome shotgun sequence DNA encoding:
- the LOC126666790 gene encoding elongator complex protein 6, with translation MDSRNLNLLDEALGLNNQAKEASNSWPLRGKVILIEDCVETSGSFVLHHLIKRILSPNYNSSNVIIFIGLSNPFSHYDRVLRKLGCNLAAQKDGGKFFFFDMFKLQSSDGNEGKNGETGFISLFGKIQKLLCALPENYKNQVTIMIDDVSLMEVAAYGSSDHAIDFLHYCHTLTSDFGCSLVTLNHKDIYSAMESPSFLLQMEYFADVLVKAEPLATGLAADVHGQLTVLNMGIYSSKGNSKNKTSNFQFMVKENSVEYFYPGSRT
- the LOC126669861 gene encoding zinc-finger homeodomain protein 11-like; this translates as METDLYKECLRNHAASLGSYATDGCGEFTLDDSSPSFLHCAACGCHRNFHRKVTSRSRSNNIHHTPTETTSAMMEFMDYGDHTGAARRQLPPVVAESGGGRSEGERSGKMKRFRTKFTSEQKEKMLGFAEKLGWRLQRKDEEDEVERFCRGVGISRQVFKIWMHNHKNSSGSSSVNSTGNNASSLTTQ